The following are encoded together in the Humulus lupulus chromosome 5, drHumLupu1.1, whole genome shotgun sequence genome:
- the LOC133834733 gene encoding pentatricopeptide repeat-containing protein At1g55630-like, which yields MNSISLCGPRLVGRTCSYFISTSKLKSYLNIIRRFCNGSSDFGNEDSKCDSFEEPLKRMWGSSNFDFAMDEEPVETTVRRQFSLRQSFFELSRIDAGRVLEVLKQDGPGFDSKLALDELDIRVSGLLVRKVLTGILKSIDHSNKMRCAKLGFKFFIWSSQQENYRHTANTYHLLMKIFAECEEFKAMWRLVDEMIEKGFPTTGRTFNLLICTCGEAGLARKVVERFIKSKTFNYRPFKHSYNAILHCLLVANQYKLIEWVYQQMLADDHSPDILTYNVLMCAKYRLGKLDQFHRLLDEMGRNGFSPDLHTYNILLHVLGKGDKPLAALNLLNHMKEVGFDPGVLHFTTLIDGLSRAGNLDACRYFFDEMVKNGCIPDVVSYTVMITGYVVAGELENAQKMFDEMITNGQLPNVFTYNSLIRGLCMAGKFEEACLMLKDMESKGCNPNFLVYSTLVSNLRNAGKLSEAHEVIRHMVEKGQYAHLLSKFKGYKRC from the coding sequence ATGaattctatctctctgtgtggtccGAGGTTAGTTGGGAGAACTTGTTCGTATTTCATTTCAACAAGCAAACTTAAgtcttatttaaatataataagaagaTTTTGTAATGGGAGCTCTGATTTTGGTAATGAGGATAGTAAATGTGATAGCTTTGAGGAACCATTGAAGAGAATGTGGGGTAGCTCAAATTTTGATTTTGCTATGGATGAGGAACCCGTTGAAACGACTGTTCGGAGGCAATTCTCCCTGAGGCAGAGCTTTTTTGAACTTTCAAGGATCGATGCTGGAAGAGTTCTTGAGGTTTTGAAACAAGATGGCCCTGGATTTGATTCGAAATTGGCCTTGGATGAGCTGGACATTCGGGTTTCAGGGCTTCTTGTGAGGAAAGTTCTTACTGGAATATTGAAATCAATTGATCATTCGAATAAAATGCGGTGTGCGAAACTGGGGTTTAAGTTTTTTATATGGTCTAGCCAGCAGGAAAATTACAGGCACACTGCAAACACATACCATTTACTGATGAAGATTTTTGCAGAGTGTGAGGAATTTAAAGCAATGTGGAGGCTAGTCGACGAGATGATCGAGAAAGGCTTCCCTACTACTGGTCGAACTTTTAACCTTTTGATATGTACTTGTGGAGAGGCTGGCTTGGCTAGGAAAGTTGTAGAAAGATTCATTAAGTCAAAGACATTTAACTATAGGCCTTTTAAGCATTCATACAATGCAATTTTACATTGTCTTCTTGTGGCAAACCAATATAAGTTGATTGAGTGGGTCTATCAGCAGATGCTGGCTGACGATCACTCTCCAGATATTCTTACTTACAATGTTCTAATGTGTGCAAAGTATAGGTTGGGAAAGCTCGATCAGTTTCATAGACTGCTTGATGAAATGGGTAGAAATGGTTTCAGTCCAGATTTGCATACTTATAACATCCTTCTCCATGTACTTGGCAAAGGAGACAAACCGCTTGCAGCTCTAAATCTTTTGAATCATATGAAAGAAGTTGGTTTTGATCCGGGGGTTCTTCACTTCACCACCTTGATAGATGGATTGAGTAGGGCTGGGAACTTGGATGCTTGCAGatatttttttgatgaaatggTAAAGAACGGGTGTATACCAGATGTGGTTAGTTATACTGTAATGATCACAGGGTATGTTGTGGCTGGGGAGCTTGAGAATGCTCAGAAAATGTTTGATGAGATGATCACCAATGGCCAACTTCCAAATGTATTCACCTACAATTCTTTAATTCGTGGATTGTGTATGGCTGGGAAATTTGAGGAGGCATGCTTGATGCTTAAGGATATGGAATCCAAGGGTTGTAATCCAAATTTTCTTGTTTACAGTACCCTAGTGAGTAATTTGCGAAATGCTGGGAAGCTTTCTGAAGCTCACGAAGTTATAAGACATATGGTGGAGAAGGGGCAATATGCTCATCTACTCTCAAAGTTCAAGGGATACAAAAGATGTTAA